From a region of the Streptomyces venezuelae genome:
- a CDS encoding GNAT family N-acetyltransferase, whose protein sequence is MDIRRALTPAELAAAESLFDGPARKEWSERFLAAPGHLMLIAYVDGVPAGMVSGIEMSHPDKGTEMCLYELSVDEGYRRRGIGRGLTLALAEEAKARGCYGMWVGVDTDNEAALATYDAAGARDEGVFSMRGWPLAP, encoded by the coding sequence ATGGACATCCGCCGGGCCCTCACCCCCGCCGAGCTCGCAGCCGCCGAGTCCCTCTTCGACGGGCCGGCCCGCAAGGAGTGGTCCGAGCGCTTCCTCGCCGCCCCGGGACACCTGATGCTCATCGCCTACGTCGACGGCGTGCCCGCCGGGATGGTGTCCGGCATCGAGATGAGCCACCCCGACAAGGGCACCGAGATGTGCCTGTACGAGCTCTCCGTGGACGAGGGGTACCGCCGCCGCGGCATCGGCCGCGGCCTGACGCTGGCTCTCGCCGAGGAGGCCAAGGCACGCGGGTGCTACGGCATGTGGGTGGGGGTCGACACCGACAACGAGGCCGCACTGGCCACTTACGACGCCGCCGGCGCCCGCGACGAGGGGGTCTTCTCGATGCGCGGCTGGCCCCTCGCCCCTTAG
- a CDS encoding serine/threonine-protein kinase, which produces MNSATEVFEPLRADDPSTVAGYRIAARIGAGGMGRVYLSHTQGGRPVAIKVVRPELAEDPSFRRRFRREVEAARRVRGAYTAELIDADADGNPPWLATLYVAGPSLSQAVARRGPLPVPAVLWLMAGVAEALQAIHGAHIVHRDLKPSNVLLAADGPRVIDFGISLASDATAHTATGATVGTPQYMAPEQASADEVTAAADVFALGQTAAFAALGKPLYGTGPSATVLYRIVHSQPDLSRLPRELRPLIARCLAADPQERATPEEIVAWCRTQLGPDAEADGGPALWREVTGPEPAVPEAVPEPTSQLPAEPAPEPAPSPAPVPLSPHTMRQVWQPPPSAQPQTPEGPGERRRRRRRNALLTAASATVAALLLGTLWVVLDQAADGLRDRAKSPTTGGTPTGGASSASGDPARGAVGSAPDRNQSPSQSPSPSPSASVPPKAIPYPSLHLNEDNSIGIKEPVQRATRGGDLRLHCEQVGCTLESDTSVITVLSGQPHGSLESCQKALGSRTTRKQSLSQVAAGSELCVKHQSGDIALLVLTLKSTPWMNDLPSTLHADMTVWRVA; this is translated from the coding sequence ATGAACAGCGCGACCGAGGTGTTCGAGCCGCTACGGGCGGACGATCCGTCCACCGTGGCCGGATACCGCATCGCGGCCCGGATCGGCGCGGGCGGCATGGGCCGGGTCTACCTGTCGCACACCCAGGGCGGGCGGCCGGTGGCGATCAAGGTCGTCCGCCCGGAACTGGCCGAGGACCCGTCGTTCCGGCGGCGGTTCCGCCGTGAGGTGGAGGCCGCCCGGCGGGTCCGTGGCGCGTACACTGCCGAACTGATCGACGCCGACGCGGACGGGAACCCGCCCTGGCTGGCCACCCTCTACGTGGCAGGGCCATCGCTGTCGCAGGCGGTGGCCCGGCGCGGACCGCTGCCCGTGCCCGCCGTGCTGTGGCTGATGGCGGGCGTGGCCGAGGCCCTGCAGGCCATCCACGGCGCGCACATCGTGCACCGCGACCTGAAGCCGTCGAACGTGCTCCTGGCCGCCGACGGTCCCCGGGTCATCGACTTCGGCATCTCGCTGGCCTCGGACGCCACCGCGCACACCGCCACGGGCGCCACCGTCGGCACCCCCCAGTACATGGCCCCCGAGCAGGCATCGGCGGATGAGGTCACGGCGGCCGCCGACGTGTTCGCGCTGGGCCAGACCGCGGCGTTCGCCGCGCTGGGCAAGCCGCTGTACGGCACCGGCCCCTCCGCCACCGTGCTGTACCGGATCGTGCATTCCCAGCCCGACCTGTCCCGGCTGCCGCGGGAGCTGCGCCCCCTGATCGCCCGGTGCCTGGCCGCCGATCCGCAGGAGCGGGCCACGCCCGAGGAGATCGTGGCGTGGTGCCGGACGCAACTGGGCCCGGACGCCGAAGCGGACGGCGGCCCTGCGCTCTGGCGCGAGGTGACCGGACCGGAGCCGGCGGTCCCGGAGGCCGTGCCCGAGCCGACCTCGCAGCTGCCGGCGGAGCCGGCACCGGAACCCGCTCCGTCGCCCGCGCCGGTTCCCCTCTCCCCGCACACGATGCGCCAGGTGTGGCAGCCTCCGCCGTCGGCGCAGCCGCAGACTCCGGAAGGACCCGGGGAACGGCGCAGGCGACGACGGCGCAACGCGCTGCTCACCGCCGCGTCGGCGACGGTGGCCGCCCTGCTGCTGGGCACGCTCTGGGTCGTCCTCGACCAGGCGGCGGACGGTCTGCGCGACCGGGCCAAGTCCCCGACGACCGGGGGGACGCCGACGGGGGGAGCCAGCTCCGCGAGCGGCGACCCGGCCCGCGGAGCCGTCGGCTCCGCGCCGGACCGGAACCAGAGTCCGAGCCAGAGCCCCAGCCCGAGCCCGTCCGCGAGCGTGCCCCCGAAGGCCATCCCCTACCCCTCGTTGCACCTGAACGAGGACAACTCGATCGGCATCAAGGAACCGGTCCAGCGCGCCACTCGCGGTGGGGACCTCCGTCTCCACTGCGAGCAGGTGGGCTGCACCCTGGAGAGCGACACCAGTGTGATCACCGTCCTGTCGGGCCAACCGCACGGCTCCCTGGAGTCCTGCCAGAAGGCCCTCGGCAGCAGGACCACGAGGAAGCAGTCGCTGTCCCAGGTGGCCGCCGGCAGCGAGCTCTGCGTCAAGCACCAGTCGGGGGACATCGCCCTGCTCGTGCTCACGCTCAAGTCGACGCCGTGGATGAACGACCTCCCGAGCACCCTGCATGCGGACATGACGGTCTGGCGCGTGGCCTGA
- a CDS encoding S8 family peptidase — translation MTAFAALLPAAALLAAATTAATTAASAVVGPVPGAPRPDTAPYVVVLKDTASRIPAHTLAAEAADAGDEVGAVYDAALNGFAVRTTAARAAALATDPRVASVEPDTEFHTTDTPDTPSTPAAGATATPDTPGTPGTGTPAPATPAPQSGPQAPAPWSLDRIDQRELPLDGSYTYPGRAAGVTVYVVDTGINTGHREFGGRARLGYNAVFLGSSRDCSGHGTHVAATVGGETYGVAKGVSLVGVKVADCRGSAPLSAILKGLDWVVRDAARAPATPAVANMSIGGSRSRALDAAVVRAVASGITFVAAAGNDGKNACGGSPAAVPQAITVGATDDQDRRARFSNHGPCVDLSAPGVGITSAWKDSPTATARSSGTSMAAPHVAGVAALVLARGTARTPAQVTRELLHSAVSDRITGLPAGTPNLLLHTPTGR, via the coding sequence ATGACCGCATTCGCCGCGCTCCTCCCCGCCGCCGCCCTCCTCGCGGCAGCCACCACCGCCGCCACCACGGCCGCTTCGGCCGTGGTGGGCCCGGTTCCGGGCGCTCCCCGCCCGGACACCGCCCCGTACGTCGTAGTCCTCAAGGACACCGCCTCCCGCATCCCGGCCCACACCCTGGCAGCCGAGGCCGCGGACGCCGGCGACGAGGTCGGAGCCGTCTACGACGCCGCCCTGAACGGCTTCGCCGTCCGCACCACGGCCGCCCGGGCCGCCGCCCTGGCCACGGACCCGCGGGTGGCCTCCGTGGAGCCGGACACGGAGTTCCACACCACCGACACCCCCGACACCCCCAGCACCCCCGCCGCCGGAGCCACCGCCACCCCGGACACCCCCGGCACCCCCGGCACCGGCACCCCCGCCCCCGCCACCCCCGCACCGCAGTCGGGGCCGCAGGCTCCCGCGCCCTGGTCCCTGGACCGCATCGACCAGCGCGAACTCCCGCTGGACGGCTCGTACACGTACCCCGGCCGGGCCGCGGGCGTCACCGTCTACGTCGTCGACACCGGCATCAACACCGGTCACCGGGAGTTCGGCGGCCGCGCCCGCCTCGGCTACAACGCGGTGTTCCTCGGCAGCTCCCGCGACTGCAGCGGCCACGGCACGCACGTCGCGGCGACCGTGGGCGGGGAGACGTACGGGGTGGCCAAGGGGGTCTCGCTCGTCGGGGTGAAGGTGGCCGACTGCCGTGGTTCGGCGCCCCTCTCGGCGATCCTCAAGGGTCTCGACTGGGTGGTGAGGGACGCCGCCAGGGCTCCCGCCACCCCCGCCGTGGCCAACATGAGCATCGGCGGCAGCCGCAGCCGCGCCCTCGACGCGGCCGTGGTCCGGGCCGTCGCCTCCGGCATCACCTTCGTCGCAGCCGCCGGGAACGACGGCAAGAACGCCTGCGGCGGATCCCCGGCCGCCGTCCCCCAGGCCATCACGGTCGGTGCGACCGACGACCAGGACCGGCGGGCGCGGTTCTCCAACCACGGCCCCTGCGTGGACCTCTCGGCTCCGGGCGTGGGCATCACCTCGGCCTGGAAGGACTCCCCCACCGCCACGGCCCGCTCCTCCGGCACCTCGATGGCCGCCCCGCACGTGGCCGGGGTCGCCGCTCTCGTCCTGGCGCGCGGTACGGCGCGCACCCCGGCACAGGTGACCCGGGAACTGCTGCACAGCGCCGTGTCCGACCGGATCACCGGCCTGCCGGCCGGCACCCCGAACCTGCTGCTCCACACCCCCACGGGGCGCTAG
- a CDS encoding WxL protein peptidoglycan domain-containing protein translates to MRTRSRSRSRTRGRTRTLLYGLLLGLLLGGAGLLPTAVARAADNGTWGVFPTPAAGAAMTDRAYFFLQGAAGSTLNDSATIVNSSDKELTFQVFATDAVNTPAGGAFALLPVETRPKDVGAWVTLAPETARTVTVPAKGRKDVPFTVKVPADATPGDHVGGIVALGTAVEGVQQEGKVQVGVKRSVGARLYFRVPGPVTAGLSVEDVRVSRSAPLLPWVRDARATVSYALVNRGNVVVEPTVALSAEGLFGREVLDRPARELKLSLLPGQRIELTEPWPDAPQSDWVTVKVTAGAAAHPDLVSQAGTDFVAVPWPAVGLLLVLAGAGATVWVLRRRRRPAGEQPHPVPDLARTP, encoded by the coding sequence ATGCGCACCCGCAGCCGTAGCCGCAGCCGCACCCGTGGCCGCACCCGCACCCTCTTGTACGGTCTGCTCCTCGGCCTGCTGCTCGGCGGCGCGGGCCTGCTGCCGACCGCCGTGGCGAGGGCCGCGGACAACGGCACGTGGGGGGTGTTCCCGACGCCCGCGGCCGGTGCGGCGATGACCGACCGCGCGTACTTCTTCCTCCAGGGTGCGGCCGGGAGCACGCTGAACGACAGCGCGACGATCGTGAACTCCTCCGACAAGGAGCTGACGTTCCAGGTCTTCGCCACCGACGCCGTGAACACCCCGGCGGGCGGCGCCTTCGCGCTGCTGCCGGTGGAGACGAGGCCGAAGGACGTCGGGGCGTGGGTCACCTTGGCCCCGGAGACCGCGAGGACCGTCACCGTGCCCGCCAAGGGCCGCAAGGACGTCCCGTTCACCGTGAAGGTCCCGGCGGACGCGACGCCCGGAGACCACGTCGGCGGGATCGTCGCCCTGGGCACCGCCGTGGAGGGCGTGCAGCAGGAGGGCAAGGTCCAGGTCGGGGTGAAGCGCTCGGTGGGCGCCCGGCTGTACTTCAGGGTGCCGGGTCCGGTCACGGCGGGGCTGAGCGTGGAGGACGTACGGGTCAGCCGCTCGGCGCCGCTGCTGCCGTGGGTGCGCGACGCCCGTGCCACGGTCTCGTACGCGCTGGTCAACCGGGGCAACGTGGTGGTCGAGCCCACGGTGGCGCTGTCCGCGGAGGGGTTGTTCGGGCGGGAGGTGCTGGACCGGCCCGCGCGCGAGCTGAAGCTGTCCCTCCTGCCGGGCCAGCGGATCGAGCTGACCGAACCGTGGCCGGACGCTCCCCAGTCCGACTGGGTGACCGTCAAGGTCACGGCGGGCGCGGCGGCCCACCCGGATCTGGTCTCGCAGGCCGGGACCGACTTCGTCGCGGTGCCCTGGCCGGCCGTGGGCCTGCTCCTGGTACTGGCGGGCGCGGGCGCCACGGTGTGGGTACTGCGCCGCCGTCGCCGCCCGGCGGGCGAACAGCCCCACCCCGTACCGGACCTGGCCCGAACGCCCTGA
- a CDS encoding helix-turn-helix domain-containing protein codes for MAEIPSPDVLLARLAEHRGLSIEDLSRLAAVPEAGLRAVLDGAAPDPSLLKRLAPVLQLHVEDLFVIASVPLPQEMTPLDPAAGGEAALLAKNAIGLPRQDRERLRRIAAALPQQDRTRPTPEPPAYMTYPPGPGGLVMRLLANRNLGWSAGAQTFLSLTGRYWSAATYGQVGHGEVELTPDLQADYATVLGIRADDLSVLTGIGLPDGHRPPPRAAVEVAGLVRGVRRLTRHQVRELADTAEHELRVP; via the coding sequence ATGGCAGAAATCCCGTCGCCAGACGTCCTGTTGGCTCGCCTGGCGGAGCACCGAGGCCTGAGCATCGAGGACCTGTCCCGCCTGGCCGCCGTCCCGGAGGCCGGGCTCCGGGCCGTGCTCGACGGCGCGGCGCCGGACCCGTCGCTGCTGAAGCGCCTCGCCCCCGTACTCCAGCTGCACGTCGAGGACCTGTTCGTCATCGCCTCCGTGCCCCTGCCGCAGGAGATGACGCCGCTGGACCCGGCCGCCGGGGGAGAGGCGGCCCTTCTCGCCAAGAACGCCATCGGTCTGCCGCGCCAGGACCGGGAGCGGCTGCGCCGGATCGCTGCTGCACTGCCGCAGCAGGACCGCACCCGGCCGACCCCGGAACCGCCCGCGTACATGACGTACCCGCCGGGTCCCGGCGGACTGGTCATGCGCCTGCTCGCCAACCGGAACCTGGGGTGGTCGGCCGGAGCGCAGACCTTCCTGTCCCTCACCGGCCGGTACTGGTCCGCGGCCACGTACGGGCAGGTGGGCCACGGCGAGGTGGAGCTGACCCCCGACCTCCAGGCCGACTACGCGACCGTGCTCGGCATCCGCGCCGACGACCTCTCGGTACTGACCGGCATCGGCCTGCCCGACGGACACCGTCCGCCGCCCCGGGCCGCCGTCGAGGTGGCCGGTCTGGTTCGGGGCGTCCGGCGGCTCACCCGGCACCAAGTCCGGGAGTTGGCCGACACCGCGGAGCACGAGCTGCGGGTGCCCTGA
- a CDS encoding CoA-acylating methylmalonate-semialdehyde dehydrogenase, translating to MKTVNHWIGGKTVEGASGNYGPVTDPATGEVTTQVALASADEVDAAVQVAREAYLSWGQSSLAARTKVLFAYRALLDANRDAIAALITAEHGKVHSDALGEVARGLEIVELACGITTQLKGELSTSVSSRVDVSSIRQPLGVVAGITPFNFPAMVPMWMFPLAVACGNTFILKPSEKDPSAANKLAELATEAGLPAGVLNVVHGDKVAVDALLAHPGIAAVSFVGSTPIARHIHTTASANGKRVQALGGAKNHMLVLPDADLDAAADAAVSAAYGSAGERCMAISAVVAVGAIGDELVEKIRERAEKIKIGPGNDPTSEMGPLITAAHRDKVASYVKGAADQGAEVVLDGTGFTVEGNENGHWIGLSLLDHVKTDSDAYRDEIFGPVLCVLRAETYEEGVALINASPFGNGTAIFTRDGGAARRFQLEIEAGMVGVNVPIPVPVGYHSFGGWKDSLFGDHHIYGNDGIHFYTRGKVVTTRWPDPSEGHVGVDLGFPRNH from the coding sequence CGGCCCGGTCACCGACCCGGCCACCGGCGAGGTCACCACGCAGGTCGCGCTCGCCTCGGCCGACGAGGTCGACGCGGCCGTACAGGTCGCCAGGGAGGCCTACCTCAGCTGGGGCCAGTCCTCGCTGGCCGCCCGCACCAAGGTGCTGTTCGCCTACCGCGCCCTGCTGGACGCCAACCGCGACGCCATCGCCGCCCTGATCACCGCCGAGCACGGCAAGGTCCACTCGGACGCGCTGGGCGAGGTCGCCCGCGGCCTGGAGATCGTGGAGCTGGCCTGCGGCATCACCACGCAGCTCAAGGGCGAGCTGTCCACGTCGGTCTCCAGCCGGGTGGACGTCTCCTCGATCCGCCAGCCGCTGGGCGTCGTCGCGGGCATCACCCCGTTCAACTTCCCGGCGATGGTCCCGATGTGGATGTTCCCGCTGGCCGTGGCCTGCGGAAACACCTTCATCCTCAAGCCGAGCGAGAAGGACCCGTCCGCCGCCAACAAGCTCGCCGAGCTGGCCACCGAGGCCGGCCTCCCGGCGGGCGTGCTGAACGTGGTCCATGGCGACAAGGTGGCCGTCGACGCGCTGCTCGCCCACCCCGGCATCGCGGCCGTCTCCTTCGTCGGCTCCACCCCGATCGCCCGCCACATCCACACGACCGCCTCGGCCAACGGCAAGCGCGTCCAGGCCCTGGGCGGCGCCAAGAACCACATGCTGGTGCTGCCGGACGCCGACCTGGACGCCGCCGCCGACGCGGCCGTCTCCGCGGCCTACGGCTCGGCCGGTGAGCGCTGCATGGCGATCTCCGCCGTGGTGGCCGTCGGCGCGATCGGCGACGAGCTCGTCGAGAAGATCCGCGAGCGCGCCGAGAAGATCAAGATCGGCCCCGGCAACGACCCGACCTCCGAGATGGGCCCGCTGATCACCGCCGCCCACCGCGACAAGGTCGCCTCGTACGTCAAGGGTGCGGCCGACCAGGGTGCGGAGGTCGTCCTCGACGGCACCGGCTTCACGGTCGAGGGCAACGAGAACGGCCACTGGATCGGCCTGTCCCTGCTGGACCACGTGAAGACCGACTCCGACGCCTACCGCGACGAGATCTTCGGCCCGGTCCTGTGCGTGCTGCGCGCCGAGACCTACGAGGAGGGCGTCGCCCTCATCAACGCCTCGCCGTTCGGCAACGGCACCGCGATCTTCACCCGTGACGGCGGCGCCGCCCGCCGCTTCCAGCTGGAGATCGAGGCCGGCATGGTCGGCGTCAACGTCCCGATCCCGGTGCCGGTGGGCTACCACTCCTTCGGTGGCTGGAAGGACTCCCTCTTCGGGGACCACCACATCTACGGCAACGACGGCATCCACTTCTACACCCGCGGCAAGGTCGTCACGACCCGCTGGCCGGACCCCTCCGAGGGCCACGTCGGCGTGGACCTGGGCTTCCCCCGCAACCACTGA